In Melopsittacus undulatus isolate bMelUnd1 chromosome 6, bMelUnd1.mat.Z, whole genome shotgun sequence, the following proteins share a genomic window:
- the APOD gene encoding apolipoprotein D encodes MLTTAARLSVLFSLLGFGKCQMFHMGPCPDPAVQEDFDINQYLGKWYEIEKLPSGFEKGSCIQANYSLKENGKFKVINKELLSNGKVNEVEGEIMHMDVKEPAKLGVRFNWFMPSAPYWVISTDYENYSLVYSCTNILWLFHIDYAWILSRAPDMHPETVEHLKSVLQSYKIDTEKMMPTDQLNCPSEM; translated from the exons ATGCTGACTACAGCAGCACGGCTCTCAGTCCTGTTCAGCCTCCTTGGCTTTGGGAAATGCCAGATGTTTCACATGGGACCATGCCCAGACCCAGCAGTTCAAGAAGACTTCGATATCAACCAG TATTTGGGCAAATGGTACGAGATAGAGAAGCTGCCCTCAGGTTTCGAGAAAGGAAGCTGCATCCAGGCAAATTACTCAttgaaggaaaatgggaagttCAAGGTGATCaacaaggagctgct CTCCAATGGCAAAGTCAACGAGGTTGAAGGAGAAATCATGCACATGGATGTAAAGGAGCCGGCCAAGCTGGGTGTCCGCTTTAACTGGT TCATGCCTTCAGCCCCTTACTGGGTCATCTCCACTGACTATGAAAACTACTCACTGGTTTACTCCTGCACCAATATTCTCTGGCTCTTCCACATTGACTATGCCTGGATTTTATCAAGAGCTCCAGACATGCACCCAGAAACCGTGGAGCACCTGAAGAGTGTTCTCCAGTCCTACAAGATCGACACTGAGAAAATGATGCCCACGGATCAACTTAACTGCCCTTCTGAGATGTAA